A stretch of the Arachis stenosperma cultivar V10309 chromosome 6, arast.V10309.gnm1.PFL2, whole genome shotgun sequence genome encodes the following:
- the LOC130935854 gene encoding argininosuccinate lyase, chloroplastic-like: MKNVLIPDEFGFQTTTRFQGFLLSAVHLSRLGEEWVLWTSEEFEFITPSDSVSTGSSIMPQKKNPDPMELVCGKSARVIGDLVTLLTLSKGLPHAYNRDLQEDKEPVFDSVKTILGMLEVSAEFALNITFNRDRIQKALPAGHLDATTLADYLVNKVKTCYSLALWWYLIVLMLYITVQVQI; this comes from the exons ATGAAGAACGTGTTGATACCTGATGAGTTTGGTTTTCAAACTACAACAAGGTTTCAAGGATTTTTGTTGAGTG CGGTGCATCTTTCTCGGCTTGGTGAAGAATGGGTGTTGTGGACTTCTGAGGAGTTTGAATTTATCACTCCAAGTGACTCTGTCTCTACAGGGAGTAGTATAATGCCTCAGAAAAAGAATCCAGACCCAATGGAGCTAGTCTGTGGAAAGTCTGCTAGGGTCATAGGAGATTTGGTTACTTTGCTTACATTATCCAAAGGGCTCCCTCATGCATACAATCGTGATTTGCAG GAAGACAAAGAACCAGTATTTGACAGTGTTAAAACTATTTTGGGGATGCTTGAGGTGTCAGCAGAGTTTGCACTGAACATCACCTTCAATCGGGACAGAATACAAAAGGCTTTACCTGCTGGTCATCTTGATGCAACAACACTTGCCGATTACCTTGTTAACAAGGTAAAGACATGTTATTCATTGGCTCTCTGGTGGTACTTGATAGTCTTAATGCTGTATATCACTGTCCAAGTTCAGATTtga
- the LOC130933190 gene encoding pectinesterase-like, protein MAITSKIMSLTLCMFLWQFASLALLSASSASSSIDTICNLTPYPTFCKSNSPSNVQGGDIHEYGRFYTNKSLSSSRDVLSLVSTYLQSPSKFSQSTILALEDCHLLVDLNIDFWTKTLQTLDTTNTTLNSSEAENLLTMISATLTNLDTCLESLKEATSSTPDDNLVSHISNGTMFSSISLALFKRGWASSITTQQSRKLFSDAYAWEQRVYEIIRKRGRKLLQSAPDGVVVNQTVVVNPDGSGNFTTINDAVAAAPNNTGGVNGFFVIYVVAGVYEEYVSIPKYKQYLMMIGDGINQTIITGNHSAGTGYTTFNSYSFAVVAQGFVAMNITFRNTAGASNYQAVALRSGADLSAFYNCSFEGYQDTLYTHSMRQFYRDCDIYGTVDFIFGNAAVVLQNCNILPRLPMSGQYNTITAQGRTDINQNTGTSVHNCTITAATDLGTTKTYLGRPWKEYSRTVYMQSFMDSLIDPAGWAEWSGTLYLDTLYYAEYDNWGPGSNTSNRVTWAGYHVINATDAQNFTVSNFISGAAWLPPTGVPYFLDLI, encoded by the exons CTTCTTCCTCCATAGACACAATTTGCAACCTCACACCTTATCCAACATTTTGCAAATCCAATTCCCCTTCTAATGTCCAAGGAGGTGACATTCATGAGTATGGCCGTTTTTACACAAACAAGTCCCTGTCATCATCAAGGGATGTTCTCTCATTAGTCTCTACCtacttacaatctccctccaaATTCTCCCAGTCAACGATTCTCGCCCTTGAAGATTGCCACCTCTTAGTTGACCTCAACATAGATTTCTGGACCAAGACTCTACAAACTCTAGACACCACAAACACCACCCTTAATAGTTCCGAGGCTGAAAACCTTCTTACCATGATTAGTGCTACATTAACCAATCTCGATACCTGCTTAGAGAGCCTTAAAGAAGCCACGTCATCAACCCCTGATGACAACCTAGTAAGCCATATTTCAAACGGAACCATGTTTTCCAGCATATCTCTTGCACTCTTTAAACGGGGTTGGGCTTCAAGCATAACCACACAACAGAGTCGAAAGCTGTTTTCTGATGCTTACGCGTGGGAACAGAGGGTTTACGAGATAATCAGAAAGAGAGGGAGAAAGCTGCTTCAGAGTGCTCCTGACGGTGTTGTTGTGAACCAAACGGTGGTGGTGAATCCTGATGGGTCTGGAAACTTCACAACTATCAACGATGCAGTGGCTGCGGCACCCAACAACACCGGTGGTGTCAATGGTTTCTTTGTGATTTATGTGGTTGCAGGAGTGTACGAAGAGTATGTATCTATTCCAAAATACAAGCAGTACTTGATGATGATCGGTGATGGTATCAACCAGACCATAATCACCGGCAATCACAGCGCCGGTACTGGCTACACTACCTTCAATTCTTATTCATTTG CTGTGGTTGCGCAAGGATTCGTGGCTATGAATATAACATTTCGCAACACAGCAGGAGCAAGCAATTACCAAGCGGTGGCTCTTAGAAGCGGAGCAGACCTATCCGCATTCTACAATTGCAGCTTCGAAGGGTACCAAGACACTTTATACACACATTCAATGAGACAATTCTACAGAGATTGCGACATTTACGGCACAGTTGACTTCATATTTGGCAACGCAGCAGTTGTGTTGCAAAACTGTAACATTTTGCCACGCCTCCCAATGAGTGGCCAGTACAACACCATCACAGCACAGGGCAGAACTGACATTAACCAAAACACAGGAACATCTGTACACAACTGTACAATAACCGCCGCCACCGACTTGGGCACCACTAAAACGTATCTTGGGAGGCCATGGAAGGAGTATTCAAGAACGGTTTACATGCAGTCTTTCATGGACAGTTTGATTGATCCTGCTGGTTGGGCAGAGTGGTCAGGGACATTGTATTTGGACACTCTTTATTATGCGGAATATGATAATTGGGGTCCTGGATCTAACACTAGTAATAGGGTCACTTGGGCAGGCTACCATGTCATTAATGCCACTGATGCACAGAATTTCACAGTTTCTAATTTCATATCCGGTGCTGCATGGTTACCTCCTACTGGAGTCCCCTACTTTCTTGATTTAATTTGA